A single region of the Paraburkholderia sprentiae WSM5005 genome encodes:
- a CDS encoding isovaleryl-CoA dehydrogenase yields the protein MERHGFGQTHDVTNQAPPLANYNLFASDAALSAAVDRDGASWHRDALLRHGAALTTPDTLALAELANRHTPELVTHSPRGERIDALEFHPAWHQLLALLRREGLHALPFSDPRSGAMAARCAGYFMHAQIESGSLCPLTMTFASIPVLQREPALFDTLREPLYTREHDPRDVPLAQKRSAMIGMGMTEKQGGSDVRSNQTRAYALDGAGGRGGAYRLVGHKWFFSAPQCDAHLVLARTDTQEGLSCFFVPRFAPDGSKNAVHIQRLKDKLGNRSNASSEVEFLDAYGMMIGDEGRGVPTIIEMASYTRLDCVIGSAALMRAALVQAIHHARHRSAFGRHLAEQPLMRNVLADLALESEAATVLFMRLARAFEPSADASSASSAERAWRRIVTPAAKYWVCKRALEFTGEAMEVWGGNGYVETGPMARFYREAPVNSIWEGSGNVMCLDVLRAMEREPQAAQALFAAWQDVARVHPALGTALGRLAATLNGPAQQREASARRIAQQIVLIAQATLLVQHAPAAVADAFIATRLADGCGESGRVYGTLPATFDHAAIVERAFPA from the coding sequence ATGGAACGGCACGGCTTCGGCCAAACGCACGACGTGACGAATCAGGCACCGCCACTCGCGAACTACAACCTGTTCGCGAGCGACGCCGCTTTGAGCGCGGCCGTCGATCGCGACGGCGCGAGCTGGCATCGCGACGCGCTGCTGCGGCACGGCGCGGCGCTGACGACGCCCGACACGCTCGCGCTCGCCGAACTCGCCAATCGGCATACGCCGGAGCTGGTCACGCATAGTCCGCGCGGCGAGCGCATCGACGCGCTCGAGTTTCATCCCGCGTGGCACCAGCTGCTCGCGCTGCTGCGCCGCGAAGGGCTGCACGCGCTGCCGTTTTCCGATCCGCGAAGCGGCGCGATGGCCGCGCGCTGCGCCGGCTACTTCATGCATGCGCAGATCGAATCGGGCTCACTGTGTCCGCTGACGATGACGTTCGCGAGCATCCCGGTGTTACAGCGCGAACCCGCGCTGTTCGACACGCTGCGCGAGCCGCTGTACACGCGCGAGCACGATCCGCGCGACGTGCCGCTCGCGCAGAAGCGCTCGGCGATGATCGGCATGGGCATGACCGAGAAACAGGGCGGCTCGGACGTGCGCAGCAACCAGACGCGCGCGTATGCGCTCGATGGTGCCGGCGGGCGCGGCGGCGCCTACCGGCTCGTCGGCCATAAGTGGTTTTTCTCGGCGCCGCAGTGCGACGCGCATCTGGTGCTCGCGCGCACCGACACGCAAGAGGGGCTGTCGTGCTTTTTCGTGCCACGTTTTGCGCCCGACGGCAGCAAGAACGCGGTGCACATCCAGCGTCTGAAGGACAAGCTCGGCAATCGCTCCAACGCAAGCAGCGAAGTCGAATTTCTCGACGCGTACGGCATGATGATCGGCGACGAAGGACGCGGCGTGCCAACCATCATCGAGATGGCGAGCTACACGCGGCTCGATTGCGTGATCGGCAGCGCCGCGCTGATGCGCGCCGCGCTCGTCCAGGCGATCCATCATGCACGGCATCGCAGCGCGTTCGGCCGGCATCTCGCCGAGCAGCCGCTGATGCGCAACGTGCTCGCCGATCTCGCGCTCGAATCCGAGGCGGCGACAGTGCTGTTCATGCGTCTTGCGCGGGCGTTCGAGCCATCCGCCGACGCGTCCTCCGCTTCGTCGGCCGAACGCGCGTGGCGGCGCATCGTTACGCCGGCCGCGAAGTACTGGGTCTGCAAGCGCGCGCTCGAATTCACCGGCGAGGCGATGGAAGTCTGGGGCGGCAACGGCTACGTCGAAACCGGACCGATGGCGCGCTTCTATCGCGAGGCGCCCGTCAATTCGATCTGGGAAGGCTCGGGCAACGTGATGTGCCTCGACGTGCTGCGCGCGATGGAGCGCGAGCCGCAAGCCGCGCAGGCGCTGTTCGCCGCATGGCAGGACGTCGCGCGCGTGCATCCGGCGTTGGGCACGGCACTCGGGCGTCTCGCCGCGACGCTGAACGGACCGGCGCAACAGCGCGAGGCGTCGGCACGACGCATCGCGCAGCAGATCGTGCTGATCGCGCAGGCGACCCTGCTCGTGCAACACGCGCCCGCCGCTGTCGCCGACGCGTTCATCGCGACGCGTCTCGCCGACGGCTGCGGCGAAAGCGGTCGCGTGTACGGCACGCTGCCGGCCACGTTCGATCACGCCGCGATCGTCGAGCGCGCGTTTCCCGCCTAA
- the metF gene encoding methylenetetrahydrofolate reductase [NAD(P)H], with the protein MNPIELSFEFFPPKTQEGIDKLRATRAELVSLKPKFVSVTFGAGGSTQQGTLDTVIDMAKEGLEAAPHLSCIGSSKESLRAILGEYRAHGIRHIVALRGDLPSGMGAFGELRYASELVSFIRAEFGDWFWIEVAGYPEYHPQARSPRHDLENFARKVKAGANSAITQYFFNADAYFRFVDDARQLGVDVPIVPGIMPITNFSQLMRFSEMCGAEVPRWIARRLESFGDDRESIRAFGLDVVTDLCRRLVDAKVPGLHFYTLNAAASTRAICDRLGV; encoded by the coding sequence ATGAATCCGATCGAACTCTCATTCGAATTCTTCCCGCCGAAAACGCAGGAAGGCATCGACAAACTGCGCGCGACGCGCGCGGAACTCGTGTCGCTCAAGCCCAAGTTCGTGTCCGTCACGTTCGGCGCCGGCGGCTCGACCCAACAAGGCACGCTCGATACCGTCATCGATATGGCGAAGGAAGGTCTCGAGGCGGCGCCGCATCTGTCGTGCATCGGCTCGTCGAAGGAAAGCCTGCGCGCGATCCTGGGCGAGTACCGCGCGCATGGCATCCGTCATATCGTCGCGCTGCGCGGCGATCTGCCCTCGGGCATGGGCGCGTTCGGCGAGCTGCGCTATGCGTCGGAGCTGGTCAGCTTCATCCGTGCCGAGTTCGGCGACTGGTTCTGGATCGAGGTGGCGGGCTATCCGGAATACCATCCGCAGGCGCGCTCGCCGCGTCACGATCTCGAAAACTTCGCGCGCAAGGTGAAAGCCGGCGCCAACTCGGCCATCACGCAGTACTTTTTCAACGCGGACGCGTACTTCCGTTTCGTCGACGATGCGCGCCAGCTCGGCGTCGACGTGCCGATCGTGCCCGGCATCATGCCGATCACGAACTTCTCGCAGTTGATGCGCTTCTCCGAAATGTGCGGCGCCGAAGTGCCGCGCTGGATCGCGCGCCGGCTCGAGAGCTTCGGCGACGACCGCGAGTCGATCCGCGCGTTCGGCCTCGACGTGGTGACGGATCTGTGTCGACGGCTGGTCGACGCGAAGGTGCCCGGTCTGCACTTCTATACGCTGAACGCCGCCGCGTCGACCAGGGCGATCTGCGATCGGCTTGGCGTGTAA
- a CDS encoding ABC transporter substrate-binding protein, producing MTVTRKTAAHGLFALHQFCVPALAALALATSGLAPTASHAATLPDKTLVFCSEGSPAGFDTAQYTTSVEFSAGSYTVYNRLVEFAHGSTDIEPGLAEKWDVSPDGLTYTFHLRRGVKFQTTSYFKPTREFNADDVVFTYERMLDPENPFRKAYPVNFPYFNDLGLAKNIAKIEKVDPYTVRFTLKEVDAPFLQQIAMPFASILSAEYTDQLLKAGKASDINQYPVGTGPFIFRSYTKDDTIRFDGNPDYWKPGVAKVSKLIFAITVDPAVRLQKLKRGECQVMSYPRPADIATVKADASLAMPSEVGFNLGYIAYNTTKKPLDNVLVRRALDMSVNKKAIIDAVYQGAGQAATNPMPPTQWGYDKNLKDAPYDLDKAKALLKQAGYPDGFELTLWAMPVQRPYNPNARLMAEMLQADWAKIGVKVNIATYEWGEYIRRAHAGEHQAMLIGWTGDYGDPDNWLGVLLGCDAVNGSNFSKWCYKPYDDLIKQGRSTTNMADRTKAYTQAQEIFKDQVPFTPIAHSTVYQPISKNVTGFKIDPFGPTQFLEVGLK from the coding sequence ATGACAGTGACAAGAAAGACTGCGGCACACGGACTGTTCGCGCTTCACCAGTTCTGCGTGCCCGCTCTAGCCGCGCTCGCGCTCGCCACGAGCGGCCTTGCGCCCACCGCGTCGCACGCGGCCACGCTGCCCGACAAGACGCTGGTGTTCTGCTCCGAAGGCAGCCCGGCGGGCTTCGATACCGCGCAATACACGACCAGCGTCGAGTTCAGCGCCGGCTCGTACACGGTCTACAACCGGCTCGTCGAATTTGCGCACGGCAGCACGGACATCGAGCCGGGCCTCGCCGAAAAATGGGACGTGTCGCCCGACGGCCTCACCTATACGTTCCATCTGCGCCGCGGCGTCAAATTCCAGACCACCTCGTACTTCAAGCCGACCCGCGAATTCAACGCGGACGACGTCGTGTTCACCTACGAGCGCATGCTCGATCCCGAGAATCCGTTCCGCAAGGCGTATCCGGTCAATTTCCCGTACTTCAACGACCTCGGTCTCGCGAAGAACATCGCCAAAATCGAGAAGGTCGATCCGTACACGGTGCGCTTCACGCTGAAGGAAGTCGACGCGCCGTTCCTGCAGCAGATCGCGATGCCGTTCGCGTCGATCCTGTCGGCCGAATACACGGATCAGCTATTGAAGGCGGGCAAGGCGTCCGACATCAATCAGTACCCGGTCGGCACCGGTCCGTTCATCTTCCGCAGTTACACGAAGGACGACACGATCCGCTTCGACGGCAATCCCGATTACTGGAAGCCGGGCGTCGCAAAGGTCAGCAAGCTGATCTTCGCGATCACGGTCGATCCGGCCGTGCGCCTGCAAAAGCTGAAGCGCGGCGAATGTCAGGTGATGAGCTATCCGCGCCCGGCCGACATCGCGACCGTGAAGGCCGATGCGTCGCTTGCGATGCCGAGCGAAGTGGGCTTCAACCTTGGCTATATCGCGTACAACACGACCAAAAAGCCGCTCGACAACGTGCTCGTGCGCCGCGCGCTCGACATGTCGGTCAACAAGAAGGCGATCATCGACGCGGTCTACCAGGGCGCGGGCCAGGCCGCGACCAACCCGATGCCGCCGACGCAATGGGGCTACGACAAGAACCTGAAGGACGCGCCGTACGACCTCGACAAGGCGAAAGCGCTGCTGAAGCAGGCGGGCTATCCGGACGGCTTCGAACTGACGCTGTGGGCAATGCCGGTGCAGCGCCCGTATAACCCGAACGCGCGTCTGATGGCTGAAATGCTGCAGGCGGACTGGGCCAAGATTGGCGTCAAGGTGAATATCGCCACGTACGAGTGGGGCGAGTACATTCGCCGTGCGCACGCCGGCGAGCATCAGGCGATGCTGATCGGCTGGACGGGTGACTACGGCGACCCCGACAACTGGCTCGGCGTGTTGCTCGGCTGCGACGCGGTCAACGGCAGCAACTTCTCGAAGTGGTGCTACAAGCCCTATGACGATCTGATCAAGCAGGGCCGCAGCACCACCAACATGGCCGATCGCACCAAGGCCTATACGCAGGCTCAGGAGATCTTCAAGGACCAGGTGCCGTTCACGCCGATCGCGCATTCGACCGTCTATCAGCCGATCAGCAAGAACGTGACGGGCTTCAAGATCGATCCGTTCGGGCCGACACAATTCCTGGAGGTCGGACTGAAGTAA
- the ahcY gene encoding adenosylhomocysteinase: MNAAVIDSQNQDYVVADMSLAAWGRKELTIAETEMPGLMQTREEYQAQQPLKGARIAGSLHMTIQTGVLIETLTALGADVRWASCNIFSTQDHAAAAIAQAGTPVFAFKGESLDEYWEFSHRIFEWPNGEFANMILDDGGDATLLLILGSKAEKDRSVIAKPTNEEEIALYKSIAAHLQIDPTWYSKRLAAIKGVTEETTTGVHRLYQMEKEGRLPFPAINVNDSVTKSKFDNLYGCRESLVDGIKRATDVMIAGKIAVVAGYGDVGKGCAQSLRGLGATVWVTEIDPICALQAAMEGYRVVTMEYAADKADIFVTATGNYHVINHDHMKAMRHNAIVCNIGHFDSEIDVASTRQYQWENIKPQVDHIIFPDGKRVILLAEGRLVNLGCATGHPSFVMSNSFTNQTLAQIELFTQGAKYENKVYVLPKHLDEKVARLHLARIGANLTVLSDAQAGYIGVDKNGPFKPNHYRY, translated from the coding sequence ATGAACGCCGCAGTCATCGATTCCCAGAACCAGGATTACGTTGTCGCCGACATGTCGCTCGCCGCATGGGGCCGCAAGGAACTCACGATCGCCGAGACGGAAATGCCCGGCCTCATGCAGACGCGCGAAGAGTACCAGGCGCAGCAGCCGCTGAAGGGCGCGCGCATCGCCGGCTCGCTGCACATGACGATCCAGACCGGCGTGCTGATCGAAACGCTGACCGCGCTCGGCGCGGATGTGCGCTGGGCCTCGTGCAACATTTTTTCGACCCAGGACCATGCCGCCGCCGCGATCGCGCAGGCCGGCACGCCGGTGTTCGCGTTCAAGGGCGAATCGCTCGACGAATACTGGGAGTTCTCGCATCGCATCTTCGAATGGCCGAACGGCGAGTTCGCCAACATGATTCTCGACGACGGCGGCGACGCGACGCTGCTGCTGATCCTCGGCTCGAAGGCCGAGAAAGACCGCTCGGTGATCGCCAAGCCGACCAACGAGGAAGAAATCGCGCTGTACAAGTCGATCGCCGCGCACCTCCAGATCGACCCGACGTGGTACTCGAAGCGCCTCGCGGCAATCAAGGGCGTCACCGAAGAAACCACCACGGGCGTGCACCGTCTGTACCAGATGGAAAAGGAAGGCCGCCTGCCGTTCCCGGCCATCAACGTCAACGACTCGGTCACGAAGTCGAAGTTCGACAACCTGTATGGCTGCCGTGAGTCGCTCGTCGACGGCATCAAGCGCGCGACCGACGTGATGATCGCGGGCAAGATCGCGGTCGTGGCCGGTTACGGCGACGTGGGCAAGGGCTGCGCGCAATCGCTGCGCGGTCTGGGCGCGACCGTGTGGGTCACCGAAATCGATCCGATCTGCGCGCTGCAAGCGGCCATGGAAGGCTACCGCGTCGTGACGATGGAATACGCGGCCGACAAGGCCGACATCTTCGTGACCGCGACCGGCAACTACCACGTGATCAACCACGATCACATGAAGGCGATGCGTCACAACGCGATCGTCTGCAACATCGGCCACTTCGACTCCGAAATCGACGTCGCGTCGACGCGTCAGTACCAGTGGGAAAACATCAAGCCGCAAGTCGACCACATCATTTTCCCGGACGGCAAGCGCGTGATCCTGCTGGCCGAAGGCCGTCTCGTGAACCTCGGCTGCGCGACGGGCCACCCGTCGTTCGTGATGTCGAACTCGTTCACGAACCAGACGCTCGCGCAGATCGAACTGTTCACGCAGGGCGCGAAGTACGAAAACAAGGTGTACGTGCTGCCGAAGCATCTCGACGAGAAGGTCGCGCGTCTGCATCTGGCGCGCATCGGCGCGAACCTGACCGTGCTGTCCGACGCGCAGGCCGGCTACATCGGCGTCGACAAGAACGGTCCGTTCAAGCCGAACCACTACCGCTACTAA
- a CDS encoding flagellar protein FliT codes for MTSNAEYFARYEAVAALSCRMLTAARRALWNDLVHLQDEYRHLVEALREADVGVKLDEAERLRKYALIRQILADDAAIRDLANPRMAHLSALFAGRPTRVLKELYGAR; via the coding sequence ATGACATCGAACGCAGAATATTTTGCCCGCTATGAAGCGGTCGCCGCGCTGTCCTGCCGCATGCTGACGGCGGCCCGTCGTGCGTTGTGGAACGACTTGGTCCATTTGCAGGACGAGTATCGGCATCTGGTCGAAGCGCTGCGGGAGGCCGACGTGGGCGTCAAGCTCGACGAGGCCGAGCGGCTGCGCAAGTACGCGCTGATCCGCCAGATTCTCGCCGACGACGCCGCGATCCGCGACCTCGCGAACCCGCGCATGGCGCATTTGTCGGCGCTGTTCGCCGGCCGGCCGACGCGCGTGCTGAAGGAGCTGTACGGGGCGCGCTGA
- a CDS encoding coniferyl aldehyde dehydrogenase, which produces MKNDLPELAALEALLRDQRHAYLRAPYPSWDTRATHLRALRKLMLDNRDALADAMHADFGNRAKQEVLLAEFVLVKEEIDAALRRGKHWMKAQRRSTNKWLLPARAKVVPQPLGVVGIIVPWNYPVLLAVGPLISALTAGNRAIIKMSELTPRTSALFEQLIGQTFARNHVAVVNGDAALAAAFSAQPFDHLLFTGSTKVGHQVMRAAAEHLTPVTLELGGKSPALIGAHARFDNAVDNLVAGKTLNAGQTCVAPDYVLVPRGKEQAFIERARARMARMYPQFAQNPDYTSIISARHFERLERLADEVRAAGAQLHPLTDATPDAASRRFPPVAVTGAPDDCALMQEEIFGPLLPLVPYDTLDDAIAWINARPRPLALYLYADDARTVERVTHETIAGGMAVNETLMHLACESLPFGGVGASGMGAYHGYEGFVTFSKMKPVLMQSRWNARGLIAPPYGWRVNAVLKVMMRV; this is translated from the coding sequence ATGAAGAACGATCTGCCGGAGCTCGCCGCGCTGGAAGCGCTGTTGCGCGATCAACGTCATGCGTATCTGCGCGCGCCGTATCCGTCGTGGGACACGCGCGCGACGCATCTGCGCGCGCTGCGCAAGCTGATGCTCGACAATCGCGACGCGCTTGCCGACGCGATGCACGCGGACTTCGGCAATCGCGCGAAGCAAGAGGTGCTGCTCGCCGAATTCGTGCTCGTGAAGGAAGAGATCGACGCCGCGCTGCGCCGCGGCAAGCACTGGATGAAAGCGCAGCGCCGCAGCACCAACAAGTGGCTGCTGCCGGCGCGCGCCAAGGTCGTGCCGCAGCCGCTGGGCGTGGTCGGCATCATCGTGCCGTGGAATTATCCGGTGCTGCTCGCGGTCGGGCCGTTGATCAGCGCGCTGACGGCCGGCAATCGCGCGATCATCAAGATGTCCGAGTTGACGCCGCGCACCTCGGCGCTGTTCGAGCAGCTGATCGGCCAGACGTTCGCGCGCAATCACGTCGCGGTCGTCAACGGTGACGCGGCGCTCGCCGCCGCGTTCAGCGCACAGCCGTTCGATCATCTGCTGTTCACCGGCTCGACGAAGGTCGGTCACCAGGTGATGCGCGCGGCGGCCGAGCATCTGACGCCGGTCACGCTCGAACTCGGCGGCAAGTCGCCGGCGCTGATCGGCGCGCATGCCCGTTTCGACAACGCGGTCGACAACCTGGTCGCCGGCAAAACGCTGAACGCGGGGCAAACCTGTGTCGCGCCGGACTACGTGCTGGTGCCGCGCGGCAAGGAGCAGGCGTTCATCGAACGGGCGCGCGCGCGCATGGCGCGGATGTATCCGCAATTCGCGCAGAATCCGGACTACACGTCGATTATTTCGGCGCGGCACTTCGAGCGGCTCGAACGGCTCGCCGACGAAGTGCGGGCCGCCGGCGCGCAGTTGCATCCGCTGACCGACGCGACGCCCGATGCCGCGAGCCGGCGCTTTCCGCCGGTCGCCGTGACCGGCGCGCCGGACGATTGCGCGCTGATGCAGGAGGAGATTTTTGGGCCGCTGCTGCCGCTCGTGCCGTACGACACGCTCGACGACGCGATCGCGTGGATCAATGCGCGGCCGCGACCGCTGGCGCTCTATCTGTATGCCGACGATGCGCGGACGGTCGAGCGTGTCACGCATGAGACGATTGCCGGCGGCATGGCGGTCAACGAGACGCTGATGCATCTTGCGTGTGAGAGTTTGCCGTTCGGCGGGGTTGGGGCGAGTGGGATGGGGGCGTACCACGGGTACGAGGGGTTCGTCACGTTTTCGAAGATGAAACCGGTGCTGATGCAATCGCGGTGGAATGCGCGGGGGTTGATCGCGCCGCCGTATGGGTGGCGCGTGAACGCGGTGTTGAAGGTGATGATGAGGGTTTGA
- the fliK gene encoding flagellar hook-length control protein FliK: MNGIDSALASVLSSRIDSLLGIAPGTATTSQAGAAGVDTVPAAAPVNATPAPQPSAQTALSAVALTLNAIAHSGGEATPAVLGRAPIWAMAPALEVALEGLPLSDAAGSTAVANSTAASTAAFTLNPDPAANATAAATASVAASEVPVAALAAALERTIADSGLFYEAHLAAWLIGQRSPAELSHEAQNQLVAQSPLPSDWSADDGDANAWFASANGASAATPRGAPNAADNSPAAHAMPSILNAQAARLVAGELLANSVSDLNGQSTHTGLHGGTPQAADAGSSQHAQAMAAAVHPATVPLVRQQLDLLATGQFRWTGEAWPGARLDWTIEQDGDEWDRSGGGVASEDDQPWRTRLTLSLPTLGTVDAELTLTGMRLTARVQASPRGAARLAMQGDGFRQRLAAAGIELQVLTIREIGGGAPGTAAGASAAGASAAGAQAASAYARSAAAAVTASAGSSTASRDDFDWDI, translated from the coding sequence ATGAACGGAATCGATTCGGCCCTCGCTTCAGTGCTGTCGAGCCGGATCGACAGTCTGCTCGGCATCGCGCCTGGCACTGCGACCACCTCGCAAGCCGGCGCGGCCGGCGTCGATACCGTACCGGCCGCGGCGCCTGTGAACGCCACGCCCGCGCCGCAGCCGTCCGCGCAGACCGCGCTGTCGGCGGTCGCGCTGACCTTGAACGCGATCGCGCATTCAGGCGGCGAGGCGACACCCGCCGTGCTCGGTCGCGCGCCGATCTGGGCGATGGCGCCGGCACTCGAGGTCGCCCTCGAGGGCTTGCCGCTGAGCGATGCGGCCGGTAGCACCGCTGTCGCCAATTCCACCGCTGCTTCCACCGCTGCTTTCACCCTCAATCCCGACCCTGCTGCCAACGCAACGGCAGCTGCCACGGCGAGCGTGGCGGCGAGCGAGGTGCCGGTTGCGGCGCTAGCGGCCGCTCTGGAACGAACGATTGCCGACAGCGGCCTGTTCTACGAGGCGCATCTCGCGGCATGGCTGATCGGTCAGCGCTCGCCGGCCGAGCTGTCGCACGAGGCGCAGAACCAACTAGTCGCGCAGTCGCCATTGCCCTCCGACTGGAGCGCCGACGATGGCGACGCGAACGCGTGGTTCGCCTCGGCGAACGGCGCCTCCGCGGCAACGCCACGCGGCGCACCGAACGCCGCTGACAACAGCCCCGCCGCACACGCGATGCCGTCGATCCTGAACGCGCAGGCCGCGCGCCTCGTGGCCGGCGAACTGCTGGCCAATTCGGTCTCCGACCTGAACGGCCAGTCCACGCATACGGGGCTGCACGGCGGGACGCCGCAAGCGGCCGACGCCGGTTCATCACAACACGCGCAGGCGATGGCGGCCGCGGTGCATCCGGCGACCGTGCCGCTCGTGCGCCAGCAGCTCGATCTGCTCGCGACCGGGCAGTTTCGCTGGACCGGCGAGGCGTGGCCCGGTGCGCGTCTCGATTGGACGATCGAGCAGGACGGCGACGAATGGGACCGCAGCGGCGGCGGCGTCGCGAGCGAGGACGACCAGCCGTGGCGCACACGCCTGACGCTGTCGCTGCCGACGCTGGGCACCGTCGACGCCGAACTCACGCTGACCGGCATGCGGCTCACCGCGCGCGTGCAGGCGAGCCCGCGGGGCGCTGCCCGGCTCGCGATGCAAGGTGACGGATTTCGTCAGCGGCTCGCGGCGGCGGGAATCGAGTTACAGGTGTTGACGATTCGCGAGATCGGCGGCGGTGCACCGGGCACGGCGGCGGGCGCGTCGGCGGCGGGCGCGTCGGCGGCGGGGGCGCAGGCGGCATCCGCCTATGCGCGTTCGGCGGCCGCGGCTGTCACTGCGTCGGCGGGGTCGAGCACCGCGTCGCGCGACGACTTCGATTGGGACATTTGA
- a CDS encoding phage holin family protein codes for MTVLLTWLINALALLIITYIVPSIHIRSFGTALIVAIVLGLINAVLRPVLILLTLPVTILTLGLFILVVNALCFWLCASLLKGFEVSGFWSAFFGSILYSIVSWLLSALIFGNRSLG; via the coding sequence ATGACCGTGCTGCTGACCTGGCTCATCAACGCGCTCGCGCTGCTGATCATCACCTACATCGTTCCGTCGATCCATATCCGTAGCTTCGGCACCGCGCTGATCGTCGCGATCGTGCTCGGTCTCATCAATGCGGTTCTGCGGCCGGTGCTGATCCTGCTGACGCTGCCCGTCACGATCCTCACGCTCGGACTCTTCATTCTGGTCGTCAATGCGCTGTGCTTCTGGCTGTGCGCATCGCTGCTGAAGGGTTTCGAGGTGTCGGGCTTCTGGTCGGCGTTCTTCGGCTCGATCCTGTACAGCATCGTGTCGTGGCTGCTGTCCGCGCTCATTTTCGGCAACCGCAGTCTAGGTTGA
- the fliS gene encoding flagellar export chaperone FliS, with protein sequence MFSPGHAGANAYARVGIETSVMGASPHRLTVLLYQGARQAIAQSRMYLQQGNVAERGMAISKAIRIIESGLQQSLNLEVGGEVAARLNALYSYMTRRLLQANINQSEAMLVEVDGLLATLEEAWIGIAPEVARMAAQPAAESLR encoded by the coding sequence ATGTTTTCGCCGGGACACGCTGGAGCCAACGCGTATGCGCGCGTCGGCATCGAGACATCCGTGATGGGCGCAAGTCCGCATCGGCTGACTGTGTTGTTGTACCAGGGCGCACGGCAGGCAATCGCGCAAAGCCGCATGTATTTGCAGCAGGGCAACGTGGCCGAGCGTGGCATGGCGATCAGCAAGGCGATCCGGATCATCGAAAGCGGGCTGCAACAGTCGCTCAACCTCGAGGTGGGCGGCGAGGTCGCCGCACGGCTGAACGCGTTGTACAGCTATATGACGCGGCGGCTGCTGCAAGCCAATATCAATCAGAGCGAGGCGATGCTCGTGGAAGTGGACGGTCTGCTCGCGACCCTCGAAGAGGCATGGATCGGGATAGCCCCGGAGGTCGCGCGGATGGCAGCTCAGCCAGCTGCGGAAAGCCTGAGATGA
- a CDS encoding EscU/YscU/HrcU family type III secretion system export apparatus switch protein has protein sequence MSRTHRRSAAALVYDKQGGEPAPRVVAKGYGLLAEMIVQRAKEAGLYVHEAPEMVSLLMQVDLDARIPPQLYQAVAELLAWLHRLESGADAEPGDGAGAGDVVDVVATDLGEEGRGALR, from the coding sequence ATGAGCCGCACCCATCGCCGCAGCGCGGCTGCGCTCGTGTACGACAAGCAGGGCGGTGAGCCGGCGCCGCGAGTGGTCGCGAAGGGATATGGGCTGCTCGCCGAGATGATCGTGCAGCGCGCCAAGGAAGCGGGGCTGTATGTGCACGAGGCGCCCGAGATGGTGTCGTTGCTGATGCAGGTCGATCTGGATGCGCGGATTCCACCGCAGCTTTATCAGGCTGTCGCTGAGTTGTTGGCCTGGTTGCATCGGCTGGAGAGCGGCGCTGACGCCGAGCCGGGGGATGGCGCTGGCGCGGGGGATGTGGTTGATGTTGTTGCTACTGATTTGGGGGAAGAGGGACGTGGTGCCCTTCGGTAG